The Triticum urartu cultivar G1812 unplaced genomic scaffold, Tu2.1 TuUngrouped_contig_7049, whole genome shotgun sequence genome has a segment encoding these proteins:
- the LOC125531409 gene encoding uncharacterized protein LOC125531409 produces MRFFVCTGFLVKCPLTNGGTRIVIVTSASLVRTCEATDTIDENMRIKVFLPPNQRLNGTLESYHSGYNIAIVTVKGLRKGLPEDLEIHPESLPRRVVAIGHEPKGLLCASMGEPILGREDLDKRSAFGCKDLRLSDCKIEKIGIDGPLINFFNGSLVGINFYDGRPSGTPFLPCKKICEVLHLFGSSWNGGRPARPFADWTKGNTRRTTKIGGRCRRHSGTMVGWR; encoded by the exons ATGAGGTTTTTTGTATGCACAGGCTTCCTTGTAAAGTGTCCTTTGACAAACGGGGGCACACGCATTGTCATTGTGACTTCAGCCAGTTTGGTTAGAACCTGTGAGGCTACAGACACGATTGATGAGAATATGAGG ATCAAGGTGTTTCTCCCTCCGAATCAACGCTTGAATGGGACACTGGAATCATACCATTCAGGGTATAACATTGCTATTGTGACTGTTAAGGGTTTGCGCAAGGGTCTTCCAGAAGACCTGGAGATTCATCCAGAGTCCTTGCCCAGAAGGGTGGTAGCTATCGGGCATGAACCCAAAGGACTGTTGTGTGCCTCGATGGGCGAACCTATACTCGGTCGCGAAGACCTGGACAAGCGTAGCGCATTTGGTTGCAAGGACCTTAGGCTGTCAGACTGTAAAATCGAGAAG ATTGGGATCGATGGCCCCCTGATTAACTTTTTCAATGGGAGCCTCGTCGGCATAAACTTTTACGATGGAAGGCCCAGTGGAACTCCTTTCCTGCCTTGCAAGAAAATCTGTGAAGTCCTGCATCTGTTTGGCTCGAGTTGGAACG GAGGAAGACCAGCGAGGCCATTCGCAGACTGGACAAAGGGCAACACGAGACGAACAACCAAAATCG GTGGCCGGTGCCGCCGCCATTCTGGTACCATGGTTGGCTGGAGGTGA